The DNA window acgTTGCTCAAAACTTcaactttcttttctcgGACAGCCCAATAAATAAGTCGATATCTCGCGTACctcaagaaaagaaagatacTGTCATTTACACTTTCGatacaaatttattaatgcgaagagaatttttcttaataTAGAGACTGTTATTTTTGCTATATAGAATATTCCCTATATATTAAGTACTGAATAAAAGGACTTTGcccttcttcttttttctaCCTTTGCTTTTTCCCGATGATTGACTGTTGTCTGTTTCTTGCTGCATTCTTTGTAATAGcatatcttcaaaatcttggTTTTCCCTGGAAGTCTTTTCATCTGGTATTACTGATATAGAAGTACCCCAGATGGTCCTTTCTTCGTAAGATTTCTTTTTGCTTGAATCTTCGTTTTCACTTGCGGTTCCCAAAGGTGTTTTAGAAGGTGGTAGTGAAGTTAGCGCCAAATTTGAGTCCCCGACGGTATTTAAATGTATCATGTCACTTGTTGGAGTATAATTGCTGTAGTCCCTTCTGTAAAATTCAGCTTGTTCTTCCTCTAGTTTTTGTTGATAtagtttctttcttttatcttctttttgctttttaattttaaacTCTCTTCTACGTGAATTTAATTCAGATGCAAATTGACTATAGATTTCTTTCGTAACAAACGGCACATTTCTCCAATCAATGTCAACAAATGCAATTTCGGTTCCTATGGGAAGGTatgatatatatttgtGTCTGCGGATCAGCTGTTCTGTTACAATAGATCCATAATGGACATTCTCGACGATAGCTTCTAAAATGTCAGGAAATTTACTGTAATTATGAAAGACGGTTAGTAAAATCTTAATATCTAAAGGagataagaaaaatttagtTGGTGAATGGAAAGTTGtctgaagaaaaaaatgtgCAGTGGAGTCGTCATATATTGATTTGACATCTGTATCCAGATCTAAACGATCCAAAGCTTCAGTGATCGTGTTAGTTAGGTTGTCTGCTTCCTCCGAAAGGACTGAGGCTATTTTTGTATTCACATCTTCAATTGCCAGTTTCGAATACTTTTCATCTTGATTGTATAGCGctttatcaatatcaagTTGAACTTTGATGGCATCGATATCCTGTTGGAGTAACTCTAAGCTATATTGTGTATCACACTTAACGATTCGTCCAAATGATGcaacttctttcaaatgtACTGGAGGAAAGTTGCCAATTTTCCTGGGATCTCTTTTTAGTGTTACTGGTAACGGCAGCATTGATTCGAGTGGTTTACACATCAAATAGAATGTTGAAACAATTCCTGGACTAGGAGACTGCTTAAAGACTGGAATGGTATTCTCCTCTTCATAAACAACGGGCTTCACTCTTTGTGGTCTTATAATGCTGCCACACAGCGGGCAATCCttatatttcttcttctttgtgTATCCTGTTTCTTTGTTCGTAATAGTTTCATCtatagaaaagaaattgatcaaaCAACTGCAACAAAATATGTGACCACAGGTCACCATCCTTGGAGCCACGGGCTCCTCACACAAACAAATTGGACAATTTTGACCTTTTGGTACGATTACTCCCACCACTTTTTCATCTGGGATCGGAATATTGGGGTCACAAGACTGTTCTTCGTAATCATACCTACCATTTACAAGCATCCGGTAGTTGACATTGATAAATGAATCGCCTACTAAATTAATATGCTCCCTACCACGTTCATTTCTCCTTAAATTTCTTCTAGCCTTTACGTCAAGGTCTTTtgatctttcaatttcaggTAGTTGGAAATCTAGTAGATGGTTGATTGAAACTTGTGTTCTACGTCCTcttaatttgaaatcacCACTCGTTAATTCCTCTTGTATGGAAAGATCTAAATCATAGCCATGTTCATTTTTTAAGTTTTCTGCCCTGGCATAGTTTTGTTGTCTTCTGTGTTGACCCATTCTGCGTCTGCGACCATGATTGTTGGTGGACTTCTGACCTCCACGAGCTCTATTCGAAgaactcttttcttttttagaATTCCTCTTCTCTATGGAGCTATTATGCATTGGTCCATCTTTCTTatcttcaacttcattttttttaggAAAATTGGCGTCTGGTCTACTGTTTGTAGAGGACATTTATATCTAATGTAGTGCTATACCTATAATCTAGAATAAGATCCAATGCAACATAAAAGGTTCCAAAAACTTATCGTTTTCCTTGGTTATTAAGTGATAGTTGGACGAGAGAGGTGACACAATAGCCCTTAATAGTTCGACAGTGTGCTAATTAAGTTTGTCTTGGGTGCTTTTCAgtattttatcttcaagCATGATGAGAATACTTCCATCATGGATTGATTACCTTACTCTTCgcttttctttaatattattaccCGGTACGTCCCAGAAAAAAGTAAATCaacttttaaaaataaacgACAGCATCACATTAATATGTACTTTTTATAAAGTCAGTCTAAGAAAATCCTTATATGAATTTATATGTGTCATAATTTCGAtgtcatattttttattttccatCTGGTAAGCATTCATCCATTTTAGAGAGTTTTCTCAACATTATTTGGATGGAAAAAGGCATTGACATGAGCATGTGAGCGAAATAAGCATAGAATGGCTCGTTGATAGAACCTCTTTCACCTCTTTCACTACActgtaatattttttctgCTAGATTGTCAACGTCTAAAACAGGCGCAAAAAACTGACGAGGGGGCTCAAAGCCACTAAACATGCCTGTGTTCAATTGTCCTGGAGTCACTAACAGTAATCTAATATCAGAACGATTTTTCGTCATAAGCTCGAATCCATATGATTGATGAAATGCTATCAAAGCAGCTTTACTTACAGCGTAGCTTGTAACTTTAGCCGGCGTGACAATCCCCAGTGTGCTTGCTATATTCACTATGTAGCACTGACTGTGTAAGTTTGTCTCCGAGGCCTTAGGAACTAGAGCttgaatcaatttgataGGTGCCATCGTATTTACGGCacatatattttcaaagtcGAGTATGTCCACTTCATCAAAGTTCTTGAAGGACGATCTCACTCCCGCATTGTTAATGATCATTCTAATTTGGCCAGAGTATAATTGTTTAATGGATTTGATGGCATCGTTCAACTCAGTATCATTTCCTAAATTGCACTTCAGTTGAACCAACCGCTTATTTTCCATCTTCAGTTCTTGTAGATCAATATTTACAATGGTGATGTTGGGGTACTTGGAAAACAGCCTGTAGACTATCGCCTTACCTAATCCATTGCTTCCACCAGTAATAACTACAACGGCATTGTTATAGTCGCTTAGTTTCTTCCAATCTCGAGCCCCATAACATTTATACCATGAATTAATACTCAAAAAAACATTCAAGCAAACAGAATagaaaattgatattattttaaCAGTTTGGGGAATTCTTTATTTTAGATCGGTTAGTTTGGTTGGAAGAAGGCTATGAAGAAAAACGACATTGAACATACTCTCTGAAGGGAACAAACAATATGCTTGGATATTGTAATAATGGTAGCAGTATATACTTAATTAATATATCGATACTCATCTCATTTAGAATGGAAACGCTTCACAATTGGGCGAGGCTTTGGTCAAAGGTTGAATAAccatttttcagtttcgaaaattttcttattttatattttgttgCATGACATTGCCATATTGGTAAAAGACTGCAACGCACCTGCTAAAAAAAGGTTATTTGTGGTATAAGCACAAGTTCAGAAATGCTTTTATGAATTATATACGTAAATAAAATGTCCATTTATATCTCACCGGTTCTGCATTCAAGTAATATCTGTCTATCTGCAATGTTTGGATGGCTCAATGTTATAATAGCCGCATCTTTCTCCTCAAAACTTAGTAACTGCACTTTTTTCcctttgataatttgaGTTGGGATCAATTTGGACATAGAAGCGTCCGGATTTTTTAGACTGTATATTTGTATTAGACTGTCTCCAGtcaatattaaatttcCCATGTATAAAGTAGCGCCCGAACAATGAAAATCTAGAACTAAGACATCCTCAGTCCAATTGGGCATTTGGccaaattgatcaatttttattaCAGCTTCATCATATACAATGAGAAAGAATTGGGTGTGTGGCATCTGAAAGCATGCAATTGGCTTAGTTTTGTTCAAGataatatctttctttacATATTCAGCCATTTTTTGCCTGGAAGAGTCTTTTTTAGAAGACGATTCTATTGTGGTCTTGAATGGGTTTGTACTCAAATGGGTCGAAGATAACTGTTCAAAAGTTTTTCTATCATTCAGAAAACTCGGTAACACAATCCCATCATCGTTAAACGTACAATTGTATAATATAGCGCCTCTGCTACTACAAACAATAAAACACTTCTTGAGTATCACAATATTCACAACTCCTGTAATTCTTAAACCACTTGTTGATGTTGGTAGTTTGTATTCTTTGTactctttgaaatatttgagtGCTCTAGTTATCTGATCAAGTTCTGGTGTTAGAATATGCACCTTCCCCTTCCGCTCGTAGAACAAATGTCTTGAATTGTCAAAATCTTCAGCAAATTTAAAGTACTCAACTTTATCCCTTATGACAATTCCAACAAGTAAATCATCGATCAAGTTATTAGTGGGATCATAATATGCACCAATAATATTCTGAAGAttgaaatatatcaaattcttATTATCCAAGACAAAAAGAATACCAAGCTTTTGATTAACCTCCATTCTTCTGATAGAATTACATTTAACCACTCTGACAAATTTAGCATCTACATCAGTTTCTAATCTAAGCAGTAATCCATAATTTGTTGCCACCAACATGAATTTGCTGTCCtgaaaattaaaatataCAGCTCCTAAAAGGGTACTTCTCATGGGATGAACGACTTTATTATGATGATTTTTCCTTTCATAACTCCTCAAAGCTTTATCAAGCTCTGAGCCATCTGGGGCAACTGGTAAATTTGATGGTGCAGCTTTATCAGGATATGCAAACTGTGTAGATAGAATATTGAAACTTAGACCGTTTTGGAAGGACCTTTTGCCATTGTTGCGCAGACTTGTCATTATATTATCTACCCAACGATCTTTCTCATTTGCATTGGATGCAAGGAACGTAAAAGATTCATTAGTGGCTGTATTCCTTATTTTGAAGGATAGTTCACCTTCGTTAGGGTTGGAATTTGATATTCCTGTTGAATATTGTTTTTGATCATTTTGCCAAGCTTTAGCAGCAGATGCTACGCCCAGAAGATGTGAAGGAACAGATGTGATAGGAGAAGACACAATGTGCCCCAAAGGCCCTTCTTTAGAGAAGGGATTCATAGTTATGTCTGTACTATCTTTGatagtattttttttttccaaatttaaGTAGTCAATAGGTATTGGTCTTTCCATTAGTTTATAGCTCACattgtcattttttgttATGGGCTCCATTATTAAGAAATAGTTATCCAAAAGCGCAATAAAGACGGGTGTAGGATCCAAAATCAGTTcccttttcttcattacAAGACCTGCCTGTATGAGCCTCCTATCAATATCAGACAATCCAAGATCTAATCTATTTTGCTTTTCGTTCTTCTCTCCCATCTCTTTATTAGATACATTGTTGTACGCCACTGTGTTATCACTATCTGTTTTATCAAACACTATCTGTCTCGAGAGACGGATCAAATTTCTATGATCAATTGCTTCACCGTGTATCTTGTCTACGCTGGCGCTTAGTTTTTCTACATTTGCAATGGCGGTTTTGAGTAACTCTGAATCTTCTATTGAAGGATCAgtgtttttcaatatagATGCCAACGTAATGGGCATATTCTGTAAAGATTTAAAGAAGCctccaaaaaaaataacatcATGGTACATTTTAGAACGAGTAATCTCCGGTGAATTATCTATCTCATTCAgccattttgaaaaactcGTTTTATGCTTCTTTTCCCACGTAATAATTTCATGTACCGTAGCCATAGATTTAGCATACTCTAAGTAAATATTCTGTGCTGCATTACaccatttcaaataaatttttcctATACCGTCAATGaattttccttttgtttttattttccaaaatattgGATCTAGCAAATACTCTTTATGCAACTGAATCAAAggttcaaatattttgaaggCTAAGTTCGAGAATTCAGGATCCTCAGGTAACAAGGCGGCATCGAACTTCTTACCATATATTTCTACAGCTGCATTTGCCATGTTTAGGGATCTTTCCTCCAGAAtaattaaatcaaaaataaaactttGTCTTTGAATTTCTCTAGGATTTATCTCAGAAAGATCCTCTTCGGTAAGATGCCAATAGTCTGTCCAAAGTCCAACCGAAGTATTGATAACCTCCGAGATTTTGATCTGCCCTCTGTTTCTTCTGGACAGCCTATTGGTGCATCCATAGGAGTAACAAGATAGAGACTCATTTTCGTCATATGCTGCATCTAGGAATGAATAGCATGGAAGCAGTTCTGTAAAAATGCCTTGAACCTCCAAGCCTGCAATGATAATTGTTATCTCATTGTCACTTCCGAGGATATCTTGCGCGTCATTGTGTTCCGCCGTTGTATCCTGACAGTCtgatctttcaaatcttaTCGCATGTTGGATAACTAGAGAGGCGATAATTTTGTCAACATTAGAATCAATTGTGTCttgatcaaaattttgaggtAATTGGAACTCTAATAATCTCTGGATAACCTGGTAAAACtcaatttttccaaatataaattcattgaacCACTCAAAGTAAATTTTAAGTATCCATTCATATATGTCAGATAGTTTGCTTATATTGTAACATTGATATAACTTATTCTCATCcaataattcaataataaagcGATGAGTCGGTTCAGTTATACTGGGTATTAATTCAAGAGGCTTTGCCCCATAAAGGGAGTTAAAACTACTATGTCTAGCAGTAGAGTTATTGAATGTATAATTTGAGTCAGAATAGTAgctttcaatatcatcgGAGACCTTACCCATCCAGCTTGTATTTCTTGAGTTTGTTAATGGAGGTGGAGGTCTACTGTAGAAGTCGAGTTCATCAAGTGGTGTTGAAATTTCCTTCATAGAGTCGGCATCTGAAAATGGAATTGCTATCAATCCTGTACGCTGATATCCACTGTCAAGACGCTCTTGTTCTTGTATAACAATATCAGATGCATCATCTCCAACAAAAGGAGATTTGTAGACTCTAGCTAAAGACCTTTTATGGCTTTCTATAGATGTAATAGGAGTAGACATATGTCGGACTGAGTCCTCACCAACAAATGGGGAATGCTGTGGAGAACCTCTATTGCGGTAAACGCTTGGAGATGAATCACCTGGTGATGACGGTGGAGGTGGTCTTCTCAACTTGTGCACTGTTTTGGAAGATCTGTGGATTGATGGAGACTGAGCTGACCTAGGATGATTGGAAACAGGACTCTCTGAAAAGTTATGAGATGTAATTATGGTGCCCGCATATTGATCGCTCTCTTCCTGTTCTTTCTGTCCTCCTGTATTCTGAATTAACTCATCCACAAAAGATCTTCGAGTATTCAATGGGGGTAGTTTTGGTAATTCCATCCCATCATGAGTATTACTAGACCTATCTATATCGCCATCGAGGTGTTTGTTGTCACTAACGAAACTCGTAAACATTTAACCTTGTGCGCCTATTTAACGtgacaaagaaaatagcAATTGATAGTATTCAGTGTTTGTAAATTGCAGTAGCGACTGAAACAGGCAGTGCAGTTGGTCTTCAATGATATAAACTTGACTTCCAGTGGAATACTCGAGCatcatcaataatttaagaaatcaaaacaTGAAAAAGCATCTCTCCGAACAAACAATAATGCCATACAGCTCGAGGCAAATCACCATACTAAAAGAAGTCGGGATTGCGCTAACATATAATATTGCAGTTTGTCACGATATTATAGCTCAGTTgcaatgaatttgaaatatttttgtttcacGGTGGGTGCTGAATGGTGTCATCAAATACACTATACATTGCATAGTCATCGCTAAACATGTTTCATTGCAAATTGTATCTTTGACGATTAACTACTGAAGGTTATTTCTATAGTAAGggaatatttgaattcatcatACAAAAGTGTAGCAATTGTAGGGTGTAGTTAGATAGCGCAAGTGAAATACGTTGCTACAGTATCATATTTTCCGCATCAGGTAAAAAACGACGTTGAGTACTCTTTCCTCTAATTAGCTTTTAAGGTATTTACCGGTATAGTTCATCAATGACCCTCCATCTGCTAATTGTCAAGATTTTATGGTTATCATTTGATTAGCAGAGGTTCGATATATTAATCTGCTATGCGGCACCATTGATTGCTAACCAGTCAGTAAATGTACGAATACCTCTATACGAAACATTTCTTATATTGAGTTACATATATACCAACAATGGGGCTTGGCTATTCATGAACTATTATTGATTGGTGGATAAAGGCGAGCGATTTCGCTTCTTTCGAACTTTTGGCTTCTAATATAGCCCAGGTTTCCACTTATAGAAACTATGCTAGAAACCGAAGTGTACTATTTAGCAGGTTATGCACAAAGATCTGTACTTTCTTGAGGAATAAGTGAAGAAAGGACTGCTTTTAAGAGTCACCTAAAACTGATGGAAGTACAGCATCATCCCTCTCATCACAACACGTATGTATTTGCCTTGGAAACCATTCGTAAGTCGGCCCCGTCTTGCCCAATCTTCGCTGTATTGATATCTCATGTGTAATCCTAAACTTTAGACTATGCAAAAGAGTGACAGGCCTATTTTTAGTCATTTAGTGGCCTAATATGGGCCATTGACATTTAGCTTAACAACACTAACGTTACTGGCCACAGTTGTTTGCTGTAGTCCTTGAAGAGGCACACACgaacaaagaaaatccACAGAAATCTAAAAAAGTTGTTCAACCTATTCCTACGGCTTCTAGTCATAAAAGCAACTATTCTTGAATAAGAAAACTGGTTTCTGAACCACTTTTAAGCTGATAAACTATActtcaaaaatcaaaaatagaCACCAGAAACGTCTAAAAATCTCAACTTTCTCTCATCTTTATACTAAGGCAAATAACTAAAAGCAATATACGACGCATGGGTAAGTATATGGTCTAGTTGAACGCGAAATATTCCTATTTGAACAAAGAATTTACAACATGTTGTCTGCCATCTTCCTAGCATCTCTAAAATATTAGTTTAACTATTTTAAATGTTCAGTcccaatttttgaacaataTGCTTCGAAGATGAGTAGTCATTTGCTGCTTTGATAATTATATGATAATTATATGATAAGTATGGGTCAATAACACAAAAGAGATCGAATTTAGAGACTCCATGGCCAAGCTGGTTAAGGCGTGCGACTGTTAATCGCAAGATCGTGAGTTCAATCCTCACTGGGGTCGATCTACTTTTTTATTAcccaaatattttcaattttttttagtaatATCTTTAAAGGATGTCAAAAGTGAGATTATGATTCGATGATGGAATAACGtgaattaaataaaatagcTGCCAGATAAAGAAAGGAGCAACTTGAGTGCGACCTTAAAACTGTCTAGATTGTTTCAAAGTTCGCAAAGTTCAAGAAGATGTACTCTCGTCAATTGATTCCCAGAAATATATCGATGCTGCTGAGGTCGAGGACGACACTACCTCGTCTAGCTCAAGCTAGCCCAGTATTAAAACGTTACAATTCCTCATCTTCGTCGAGTGGTCCTCGTTATAACAAGCCGTTAGCATGGACACTTGGTGCTGCTGCTATGTTGACCGGTATATACCTTGTTGCAccatttgatttattaccCAAGAGGCCCAAGGTTACCGAGCAGATTGCTATTGAACCAAAAGGTGAGAACCCTCAAGCTCAAACAAAAGACATTGATACTGAAGTAACAGAGGAAAACAAAAACCTAGGTGACAACATCGAAGCAACAAGTCTACCATCAGAAGTTCCCATTGAGAAGAAAGAAGCCAGTACAGATAAAAAGGAAACAACAATTGAAGCTGGCAAATTACAGGTACTTGAAAACATGGAATTGGGTGAAACCGAAGAAGAAGTCAGAAAGGAAGGGGCATACAATCCAGAAACAGGCGAAATCAATTGGGATTGTCCTTGTTTAGGCGGTATGGCTTATGGTCCTTGCGGGgaagaatttaaagaagCCTTCTCATGTTTTATCTATTCTGAAGCTGACCCTAAAGGTATTGACTgtgttgaaaaattccaaCACATGCAAGATTGTTTTAGAAAGTATCCAGAACATTATGCTGAGCAATTGAaggaggaggaggaagCTACTGCAGTTCTGGAAGCAGAATCGAAAGGTGCAAATGAAGATTTCCTAGATGTAAAGGAATAGAAGGAGAAACAAACAAacattaaatatatatgtatttaATCATATATAATCCActtgattcaattttttttagtcTCTAACATTGCGTCACGAAAGTTCAAGTTGCCAAAGGTAAATTGGCTCATACTCATCACCTGTGTTGACCCATACAACATCATTTTTTATGGCTATTgacttctttttcttgttaaTTTCATTCGTCACCTCAAAAACTGGTACTAGTGAATTATGAATATCTGATAACTGAATGTATGCATTTGGaagtttcttcaaaagataaCCCCTATCTTCGCAATAATCCTCGACAACTTCTCTGAACGTTACAGCAACCTTTTTAGTCGGTATATTGTGCATGTTATACTCATGTGTCTCATTTCGATCTAGTGGTTTTTCTGCAtcttttaatatatttttgacatcaaaattttcatcacaaatacaattttcatttaGATATTTTAACTTATCATTATTTCCGTTATAGCCAACTAGAAACTTCAAAGTTTTGACTATTTCAACAAGTTCTTGGCCAATGGGTTGAGTATTTCTGAATATCTTATTGACAAGCCAGTTGAACCAATAAGTTGTCGTACCGTTATCATAATATAATAACCATTGATATATGATCTTATTAATCTCATTAAAAACACCTTTTATTAGATGATTGTAGTCCTCTAGTACAAACAAAGGGCGTGACGTAATCAACCTTCTAACAAAGTCTATTGATTCTGAAGGTTCATCGCTATCtataagagaagaaaaggatCGTAGCTCattattaaaatcaaaatggTAACTCCATTTTGAGCCTAAAAATTCAggcaaaattatttttctcacaattttattgaaatcgtCTACTCCAATAAACTCTTTGACAAAAACGAGATTCCTTTCACTCTTTATCTTGCTATCTTTTAACCATTGATGACAAAATAGAACAAGTTTATTTTCTAAGATCCCCTTTAATTTGCATCTTATATTGCTCTCGTGGATATCTATGACTAATACCATGTCTAACAGGTATATACTGGGATTAATAGAGGCATCATTATCTGAGTCGATGTCCCAAAGTTGTAAAGCCTCCACTAGTTTTGgttcaataaaattttcaatgataaatGCATAAGATTTTATGAATTTTAGTACTTCCTCGTAATTAATCAATATGGATATGATATTGTCGATATTATCAAGAGAAGttaaattaaaatttttccaatatgGGAGCAACATATCATAGCAAGCTTTGAATATGGCTGTTTGAGTTCTGTTTAAactatcatcttcttcagctAAGTTATACTttagaaaatcaattatcGGTGAAACATTCAGTAAAAATATGttctttttattgttaCACACTCCATCTAGGGCGTCCCACGCATTCACTGGCCCTAACTTTTCCTGTAGTAATTTTGACATCATTTTATCGATGAGTTCACTATCTGAAAGTGCCATTATTGAATTAGCACAACCTTCCAGAGAAGAATGATCTTGCATGAAACTTGTTTTGACATTTCTTAATAAGGTTTCTTCATGTCGTAGGTCTTTGAATTCAGTCTCAATGATTGATAATTGAGCATCAATGGATGCAAGTTTTTCTTCTACGCCTCGGAGCTCCTGCAAAAAGTTACTAGTATCTTGTTTTGACAGTGAGTTTTTTGATTCAGATAAAAGAGATGCATCCTCggtagtaataatattcaaacCTTTCAGTTTTTCAACTAAAACATAATTCATTCCATCATCATCCTGGATATCATCAGCTATTGATTGTGTGCcttttttatcaaatgtGACAAATGCTTTATTAGTAGGATCATTGTCAGAACTTTCTTCACTAGAACTGTAATAATCACCTTGACTAACTGAAACCATACCCAAACCAGCTTTCCTATTACCAACATTGGCATTAGTAGTGGCATCGATGGGATTTACGATACCTGAATTGCTCTTTCCCAGACCTTGACCACTTACAAACCCCATTTTCGCCAAAAGCTTGGCACCAATACCATAAGTCTTTGAAAACTCATCGGCTTTATCAGACTCTTTCTTGAGCTTCTTAGTTAACAGTGGTGCCTCGTCATTAGCATAATCATCGTTGACTCTCTTTTCCCTATCCATAGAATCTTGATTGTCTCTTCATATAAAGTAATAGTAGAGTTCAATGACCTCttctaaaaaaaataaaagaattgataTTGCGCTTAAGCCAGAAGACTGATATAAACATTACAGACTCGAAAGAAATCAAGCTGGTAACGACTGCCAGCTTGATTATAAAGCAAATCAAGCACGtatattgaattattcaaacATTACATTAGGTAGAATGGGCTATTTAGTGGAGGGCGGGGCAGTATACTAATATATAAGAGACAAACATAATAATGATAGAAAGATTTCAAGTGGATTCTGGGTTGGACATAACATATTTGGCGGTTTCTCCCACCGTCTTCAAATTATCTGCTACGTCATCTGGAAtctcaatttcaaattcttcttcgataTTAACGAGTAATTCCACAGTGTCTAAAGAATCCAGGCCCAAATCATCATAGTATGAAGTCGCTTCGGTGACAGATTTGTTTGTAAGTTGCTTGTTGTCAACATTAAAGGATTTAATCACGTCCGCTATTCTAGTCACtacttcttttttattaagTTTGTTGGAAGTAGCGTAAAATCTTTGCGATAGAGAACTCCAATTGTAATTACCAATTGCGGTGGACCTAGCCAATTTTTGAGAGCTCATTACAGCTATACCTAATGGCCTCAACTTGGTGCACGCTGAAATTGACTTAAACATCTTGTAGgcttttcttcttctcttgttTTCATTAAGAGTAGCTACTGCAGATGacaaattattttgatattcgGGGTTCAAATatcgaagaaaaatctataatcaaatagaaaaaatcataaaaaatggtatcaaaattatataaagtCCAAATATATTCACATATTATAAATGAAGATTGTGACTATGCGAAATTTCGTTGACAGTCTGTTGTAGTGACGTGCTTCCGAGTGTTTGTGTAGTTTGGTTGGATATTGATGAAACGGATGGTGCTAAGTGCGAACTGCCGGTAGTTAGCGAACTGTGGGAGCTCGATCTTGTAATATATTTCGTTAAAATCTCTCCCATATTCATATCCACA is part of the Kazachstania africana CBS 2517 chromosome 1, complete genome genome and encodes:
- the TUS1 gene encoding Rho family guanine nucleotide exchange factor TUS1 (similar to Saccharomyces cerevisiae TUS1 (YLR425W); ancestral locus Anc_4.305) → MFTSFVSDNKHLDGDIDRSSNTHDGMELPKLPPLNTRRSFVDELIQNTGGQKEQEESDQYAGTIITSHNFSESPVSNHPRSAQSPSIHRSSKTVHKLRRPPPPSSPGDSSPSVYRNRGSPQHSPFVGEDSVRHMSTPITSIESHKRSLARVYKSPFVGDDASDIVIQEQERLDSGYQRTGLIAIPFSDADSMKEISTPLDELDFYSRPPPPLTNSRNTSWMGKVSDDIESYYSDSNYTFNNSTARHSSFNSLYGAKPLELIPSITEPTHRFIIELLDENKLYQCYNISKLSDIYEWILKIYFEWFNEFIFGKIEFYQVIQRLLEFQLPQNFDQDTIDSNVDKIIASLVIQHAIRFERSDCQDTTAEHNDAQDILGSDNEITIIIAGLEVQGIFTELLPCYSFLDAAYDENESLSCYSYGCTNRLSRRNRGQIKISEVINTSVGLWTDYWHLTEEDLSEINPREIQRQSFIFDLIILEERSLNMANAAVEIYGKKFDAALLPEDPEFSNLAFKIFEPLIQLHKEYLLDPIFWKIKTKGKFIDGIGKIYLKWCNAAQNIYLEYAKSMATVHEIITWEKKHKTSFSKWLNEIDNSPEITRSKMYHDVIFFGGFFKSLQNMPITLASILKNTDPSIEDSELLKTAIANVEKLSASVDKIHGEAIDHRNLIRLSRQIVFDKTDSDNTVAYNNVSNKEMGEKNEKQNRLDLGLSDIDRRLIQAGLVMKKRELILDPTPVFIALLDNYFLIMEPITKNDNVSYKLMERPIPIDYLNLEKKNTIKDSTDITMNPFSKEGPLGHIVSSPITSVPSHLLGVASAAKAWQNDQKQYSTGISNSNPNEGELSFKIRNTATNESFTFLASNANEKDRWVDNIMTSLRNNGKRSFQNGLSFNILSTQFAYPDKAAPSNLPVAPDGSELDKALRSYERKNHHNKVVHPMRSTLLGAVYFNFQDSKFMLVATNYGLLLRLETDVDAKFVRVVKCNSIRRMEVNQKLGILFVLDNKNLIYFNLQNIIGAYYDPTNNLIDDLLVGIVIRDKVEYFKFAEDFDNSRHLFYERKGKVHILTPELDQITRALKYFKEYKEYKLPTSTSGLRITGVVNIVILKKCFIVCSSRGAILYNCTFNDDGIVLPSFLNDRKTFEQLSSTHLSTNPFKTTIESSSKKDSSRQKMAEYVKKDIILNKTKPIACFQMPHTQFFLIVYDEAVIKIDQFGQMPNWTEDVLVLDFHCSGATLYMGNLILTGDSLIQIYSLKNPDASMSKLIPTQIIKGKKVQLLSFEEKDAAIITLSHPNIADRQILLECRTGEI
- the KAFR0A05650 gene encoding coiled-coil-helix-coiled-coil-helix domain-containing protein (similar to Saccharomyces cerevisiae MIA40 (YKL195W); ancestral locus Anc_4.302), which produces MYSRQLIPRNISMLLRSRTTLPRLAQASPVLKRYNSSSSSSGPRYNKPLAWTLGAAAMLTGIYLVAPFDLLPKRPKVTEQIAIEPKGENPQAQTKDIDTEVTEENKNLGDNIEATSLPSEVPIEKKEASTDKKETTIEAGKLQVLENMELGETEEEVRKEGAYNPETGEINWDCPCLGGMAYGPCGEEFKEAFSCFIYSEADPKGIDCVEKFQHMQDCFRKYPEHYAEQLKEEEEATAVLEAESKGANEDFLDVKE